A single window of Pseudarthrobacter defluvii DNA harbors:
- a CDS encoding low molecular weight protein-tyrosine-phosphatase translates to MDSTSSAYRVITVCTGNICRSPMAELMLEAALEREGLHRLVEVDSAGITGYEAGRPIDPRAARRLAATQLASEHHVAREWEPAWFRERDLILALDIDHYAWLTEAAPDQESLDKIRMLRSFDPAMADRDRLDQGIEDPWYGGHADFDAVWHQIHTALPGLVQHIRTAVLQNTQLQPH, encoded by the coding sequence ATGGACTCAACGTCGAGCGCATATCGCGTTATCACTGTCTGCACCGGCAATATCTGCCGGTCCCCCATGGCCGAGCTCATGCTCGAGGCAGCGCTCGAACGCGAGGGCCTGCACCGGCTGGTGGAGGTGGACTCCGCCGGCATCACCGGTTACGAGGCAGGCCGGCCCATCGACCCCCGCGCCGCCCGCCGCCTCGCTGCAACACAGCTGGCATCCGAGCACCACGTGGCCCGTGAGTGGGAGCCCGCCTGGTTCCGCGAGCGCGACCTGATCCTGGCCCTGGACATCGACCACTACGCATGGCTGACTGAAGCGGCTCCGGACCAGGAATCCCTGGACAAAATCCGCATGCTGCGCAGTTTTGATCCCGCCATGGCGGACCGCGACCGGCTGGACCAGGGCATCGAGGACCCCTGGTACGGCGGCCACGCGGATTTTGATGCCGTGTGGCACCAAATCCACACAGCCCTGCCGGGCCTTGTCCAGCACATCAGGACAGCGGTCCTGCAGAACACCCAGCTTCAGCC